TGTACGGGCAGATATGCCGATTTCGGGCGTCTGCCGCGCTTGTCTGGCGATTGCGCAGTCGCGTTGATGCCTGCGCTTAAGAGCGGCTAACAAAACTTAGCGAGCAGCCGTCAGGTGGGTGCGGACGGCGCGGAGGAACCGGAGTGTACGTGGGTACATGCCGATTCCGAGCACCGGCCGCGCCCGCCTTGCGGCTGCGCAGTAGTTTGATAGCTGCTCTAAACCTTTTTGCTGCCCGGCGCATCGAACTGGCTATGCTCGATACCACCGTGCCCCCCGATGCCCCCGCTTGCGACAGCCCCGCCGACCGCGACGATGCGGCATTGGCGCGTGCAGCCGCGGCAGGCAGCCGTTCGGCGTACGAGACGATCTACCGCCGCCATGCGCCACGCCTGTATGCGGTGGTGTGGCGGTTGTGCGGCGGCAACGCCGCCCGTGCCGACGATGCCTTGCAGGAGACCTTCATCGCCGCCTGGAAGGCCTTGCCGCAGTTTCGCTTTCAAAGTGCCCTGGGCACCTGGCTGCATCGGCTGGCGGTCAATACCGCCTTGAT
The nucleotide sequence above comes from Xanthomonas campestris pv. campestris str. ATCC 33913. Encoded proteins:
- a CDS encoding RNA polymerase sigma factor, with product MLDTTVPPDAPACDSPADRDDAALARAAAAGSRSAYETIYRRHAPRLYAVVWRLCGGNAARADDALQETFIAAWKALPQFRFQSALGTWLHRLAVNTALMELRRRAHSRDHELDDADGELLAAIPGASSCQATQMDLERALETLPPRARAVLVLHDIEGWKHHEIAEELQMAVGSSKAQLHRARGLLRARLGEPV